One Cyprinus carpio isolate SPL01 chromosome A16, ASM1834038v1, whole genome shotgun sequence genomic region harbors:
- the LOC109109546 gene encoding dynactin subunit 3-like, translating to KYIIAVPDAVKLEFILAEEEFLRSQATLLEQVHNLQPLLDSSHIKAVPELTTKVQRLSQVHIKQQDQNEELSAEVKKLFEEYNKMMLLLSKQFSQWDEALRELEGPKQGQQID from the exons AAGTACATCATCGCTGTGCCAGATGCAGTGAAGTTAGAGTTTATTCTGGCAG AGGAAGAGTTTCTGCGATCTCAGGCCACGTTACTGGAGCAGGTGCACAATCTGCAGCctcttctggacagcagtcacaTTAAAG CGGTTCCAGAGCTGACCACGAAAGTGCAGCGGTTGTCACAAGTCCACATTAAACAACAG GACCAGAATGAAGAGTTATCTGCTGAAGTGAAGAAGCTGTTTGAAGAGTACAACAAAATG ATGTTGCTCTTATCAAAGCAGTTTTCTCAGTGGGATGAAGCTCTCCGGGAGCTGGAAGGACCCAAGCAAGGCCAGCAGATAGACTAG
- the LOC109098404 gene encoding elongation of very long chain fatty acids protein 4-like, with protein MEIIKHIINDTVEFYRWSLTIADKRVEKWPLMDSPLPTLAISSSYLLFLWLGPKYMQGREPLQLRKTLILYNFSMVVLNFFIFKELFLAARAANYSYICQPVDYSDDPNEVRVAAALWWYFISKGVEYLDTVFFILRKKFNQISFLHVYHHCTMFTLWWIGIKWVAGGQSFFGAHMNAAIHVLMYLYYGLAAFGPKIQKYLWWKKYLTIIQMIQFHVTIGHTALSLYSDCPFPKWMHWCLIGYALTFIILFGNFYYQTYRRQPRRETTAKPGKALHNGAANGALSSSNGKTDEKPAESGRRKRKGRAKRD; from the exons ATGGAGATTATAAAGCATATAATCAACGACACAGTCGAATTCTACAGATGGAGTCTCACCATCGCAG ACAAGCGTGTGGAGAAATGGCCATTGATGGACTCTCCGCTCCCCACGCTGGCCATCAGCTCCTCGTACCTGCTGTTCCTCTGGCTGGGGCCCAAGTACATGCAGGGCCGAGAGCCCCTCCAGCTGAGGAAGACCCTCATCCTCTACAACTTCAGCATGGTTGTCCTTAACTTCTTCATATTCAAAGAG CTCTTCCTTGCAGCGCGAGCGGCCAACTACAGCTACATCTGCCAGCCTGTCGACTACTCAGACGATCCCAATGAAGTGAGG GTGGCAGCAGCTCTGTGGTGGTACTTTATTTCTAAAGGTGTAGAGTACCTCGACACTGTGTTCTTCATCTTACGCAAGAAGTTCAACCAAATCAGCTTCCTGCACGTCTATCACCACTGCACCATGTTCACTCTGTGGTGGATCGGCATCAAATGGGTCGCCGGGGGACAGT CGTTCTTCGGGGCTCATATGAATGCAGCCATCCATGTCCTGATGTACTTGTATTATGGGCTGGCCGCATTCGGTCCGAAAATACAGAAATATCTGTGGTGGAAAAAGTATCTGACCATCATTCAAATG ATCCAGTTTCACGTCACCATCGGCCACACGGCTCTGTCTCTGTACTCCGACTGTCCGTTCCCTAAGTGGATGCACTGGTGTCTGATCGGATACGCCCTCACCTTCATCATCCTCTTCGGGAATTTCTATTACCAGACGTACCGCCGCCAGCCCCGCCGCGAGACCACGGCCAAACCCGGCAAAGCCCTTCATAACGGAGCCGCCAACGGAGCCCTGAGCTCCAGTAACGGAAAGACGGACGAGAAACCGGCCGAGAGCGGCAGGAGAAAGAGGAAGGGCAGAGCGAAGCGTGATTAA
- the LOC109062537 gene encoding uncharacterized protein LOC109062537 translates to MVDQLQSVLAGGGFELRQWASNTPSTISHLPVASRSDSAEQWIAKGNAINHESVLGLQWNCETDTLSYKLRAVECREVTMRNIYKVLASQYDPLGYIIPYTTRAKVIVQRLWEKKRDWDDPKLPENLVNEWNRWAGELSNLQKIVLPRCYCSAPKDDVSSQREIHIFCDASESAYGSVAYLRTEDQKGEVEITFIVARSRVAPKKRLSIPRLELCAALTGAQLAKILQNELTLPIHQVFIWSDSTTVLTWIKSESCRFKVFVGTRITEIQDLTSCCEWCYVHSESNPADDITRGKRLAELGPQSRWNTGPTYLQLKSDQWPVPPPSCSIAGDELRNSTFCGLTNTVLRLSIPDPSQFLTFQDLLTATVESLGEHGINVSAEDFRQAEMAILQQAQGESFPSEMAQLTAGKPLQTNSRLLCLAPELEAASKLLRIGGRLRRCEEIEPESMHLIVLDPRHPVTTLLIKDYDTKLFHPGPERILAEMRRKYWILRGREAIRRYKRKGCPVCQKFRKNPQIPRMADLPPARLRLFKPAFYSTGIDCFGPYSIKIGRRSEKRWGILFKCMTTRAVYIDLLPRLDTDSFLMALRRFIARRGKPFEVLCDQGTNFKGGEKELHRTYVELVPELQEQLASQQIIFRFNPPHAPHFGGCWEREICSLKQALQVTLGTQPITEETL, encoded by the coding sequence ATGGTAGACCAGCTGCAAAGTGTTTTAGCAGGGGGAGGATTCGAACTCAGGCAATGGGCCAGCAATACACCCTCAACCATTAGTCATCTACCAGTGGCATCCAGATCTGACAGTGCTGAGCAATGGATTGCAAAGGGTAATGCCATCAACCATGAATCAGTGCTTGGACTTCAGTGGAACTGTGAAACTGATACCTTGTCCTATAAGCTCCGTGCTGTAGAGTGCAGAGAGGTTACCATGCGCAACATCTATAAAGTGCTTGCTAGCCAATATGATCCTCTCGGCTACATCATCCCATATACCACACGTGCAAAGGTAATAGTACAGCGATTATGGGAAAAGAAGAGGGACTGGGATGATCCTAAACTACCTGAGAATTTAGTCAATGAGTGGAACAGGTGGGCAGGAGAGCTCAGTAATCTACAAAAGATAGTCTTACCCAGATGCTATTGCAGTGCACCAAAGGATGATGTTTCAAGCCAGCGTGAGATCCATATCTTTTGTGACGCATCCGAGAGTGCCTATGGGTCTGTCGCCTATCTTCGAACAGAAGATCAAAAGGGAGAAGTGGAGATCACCTTCATAGTGGCCAGATCAAGAGTGGCTCCTAAGAAACGTCTGTCAATACCTCGTTTAGAACTATGTGCAGCCCTGACAGGGGCCCAGTTAGCAAAGATCCTGCAGAATGAATTGACTTTGCCCATTCATCAAGTTTTTATTTGGTCTGATTCCACCACAGTTTTGACCTGGATTAAATCTGAATCCTGCCGATTCAAGGTTTTCGTTGGTACACGAATAACAGAGATTCAGGACCTTACCAGCTGCTGTGAATGGTGCTATGTGCATTCAGAAAGTAACCCTGCTGATGACATCACTCGAGGTAAAAGGCTGGCAGAACTAGGGCCACAAAGTCGTTGGAATACGGGACCAACATACCTTCAACTCAAATCTGATCAGTGGCCGGTTCCACCGCCATCCTGTTCCATAGCTGGTGATGAATTGAGAAACTCTACATTCTGTGGTCTGACTAATACTGTACTTCGTTTGTCTATCCCTGATCCAAGCCAATTTCTGACCTTCCAAGATTTATTGACTGCAACAGTAGAATCTCTTGGGGAACATGGGATCAATGTATCAGCTGAGGACTTTCGACAGGCTGAAATGGCTATCCTTCAGCAAGCTCAAGGGGAAAGCTTTCCTTCTGAGATGGCACAGCTTACGGCAGGGAAACCACTACAGACCAACAGTCGACTGCTTTGCCTCGCCCCCGAACTTGAAGCTGCAAGTAAACTCTTAAGGATAGGAGGTCGTCTTCGCCGCTGTGAAGAGATTGAGCCTGAGTCAATGCATCTTATTGTCCTTGATCCCCGGCATCCAGTCACTACCCTTCTCATTAAGGACTATGACACGAAGCTATTCCACCCAGGTCCTGAGAGAATACTGGCGGAGATGCGTAGGAAATACTGGATTCTTCGGGGTAGGGAAGCAATCCGACGTTATAAGCGCAAAGGTTGTCCAGTGTGTCAGAAGTTTCGCAAAAACCCACAGATACCCAGGATGGCAGACCTGCCTCCCGCCAGACTACGTCTATTTAAACCTGCCTTCTATTCTACTGGCATTGACTGTTTCGGGCCATATTCCATAAAGATTGGACGTAGAAGTGAGAAGCGCTGGGGTATTCTATTCAAGTGCATGACTACACGTGCTGTGTATATTGATCTTCTCCCAAGACTTGACACCGACTCATTCCTGATGGCCCTCAGACGATTTATAGCCAGACGTGGGAAACCTTTTGAGGTTTTATGTGATCAAGGTACTAATTTTAAAGGAGGGGAAAAGGAGCTGCATCGGACATATGTTGAACTAGTTCCGGAGCTTCAGGAACAACTTGCCAGTCAGCAGATTATATTTCGTTTCAACCCGCCTCATGCCCCACATTTCGGTGGGTGTTGGGAAAGGGAAATTTGTTCCCTGAAACAGGCTCTACAGGTCACTCTGGGAACTCAACCAATAACAGAGGAAACCCTTTAA
- the LOC109098403 gene encoding protein SOGA3-like, which translates to MDMKQQRASSPARFKDSPSKAASKSASGKAGASKSGGKSSRSNSPVTVHTGKERHAAKGAAAVHASGAESPTLRRAEKSKSIEERSSSSEEPHAADELGLGSDAARVVSDQPSSSKSSQGKRETARADGGKQAAKSAVGCGPGFWREGCLQSELIQFHMNKSLKKESGMPAKTATEPQLPPADAHRPSEALPPPNQELEEEIEKLEDENEYLKHEIEEMRAEMDEMRDTFYEEDACQLQDMRRELERANKNCRILQYRLRKAERKRMRYAETGEFDGELLRSLEQDLKVAKDVSVRLHNELENEEEKRTKTEEENERLRQQLIEVEVTKQALQNELEKTKELSLKRRGKDVQKSEKRTPQTLTVEENEDLKCQLAFIKEEAILMRKKMAKIDKEKDRLEQELQKYRSFYGDVDSPLPKGEAGGPPTTRESELKLRLRLVEEEANILGRKIVELEVENRGLKAELDDMRGDELSGGTMDPSSREQSEALSELRQQLQLVEDEAELLRRNLSDVEEQNKKMTNELNKLKYKAGSHEGSRFSSGAVDGAKVEALQEELKAARLQINELSGKVMQLQYENRVLLSNMQRYDLASHLGIRSSPRDSDAESDCSRREGDDDCSRLTPHRKREGPVGGESDSDEVRNIRCLTPTRSLYTPEGRFLSRGFKDRQQMIDIRMEAERLSRTIDRLIADTSTIIAEARVYATNGELFGRMDDDDEGGRIREHELLYRINAQMKAFRKELQNFIDRLEVPKPEDRETEEPLSMFQPIILLILILVLFSSLSYATIFKLVFLFTLFFVL; encoded by the exons ATGGACATGAAGCAGCAGCGCGCATCCTCGCCGGCCAGATTCAAAGACTCGCCGTCAAAAGCGGCGTCCAAAAGCGCGTCTGGCAAAGCCGGCGCGTCAAAGAGCGGCGGTAAGAGCAGCCGCAGTAACTCCCCGGTCACCGTCCACACCGGCAAAGAGCGACACGCGGCCAAAGGCGCGGCAGCTGTCCACGCCAGTGGTGCTGAAAGCCCGACTCTGAGGAGGGCGGAGAAGAGCAAGAGCATCGAGGAGCGCAGCAGCTCCTCTGAGGAACCCCACGCCGCCGACGAGTTGGGCCTGGGGTCCGATGCTGCTCGGGTGGTGTCCGATCAGCCGAGCTCCTCGAAGTCCTCTCAGGGCAAAAGAGAGACCGCGAGAGCCGACGGAGGGAAGCAGGCGGCTAAGAGCGCTGTGGGATGCGGGCCGGGTTTCTGGAGGGAGGGGTGCTTGCAGTCTGAACTCATACAGTTTCACATGAACAAAAGCTTGAAGAAAGAAAGCGGCATGCCAGCGAAGACGGCCACGGAGCCGCAGCTGCCCCCCGCGGACGCGCACCGGCCCTCGGAAGCCTTACCTCCGCCGAACCAGGAGCTGGAGGAAGAGATCGAGAAACTGGAGGACGAGAACGAATACCTGAAG CATGAAATTGAAGAAATGCGAGCAGAGATGGATGAAATGAGGGACACGTTCTACGAGGAAGACGCCTGTCAGTTGCAGGACATGCGGCGTGAGCTGGAGAGAGCCAATAAGAACTGCAGGATCCTTCAGTATCGCCTGCGAAAGGCAGAGAGGAAGAGAATGCGATACGCAGAAACAGGTGAATTTGACGGGGAACTGCTGAGGAGCCTGGAGCAGGACCTAAAG GTGGCCAAGGATGTGTCTGTGCGTCTGCACAACGAACTGGAGAATGAGGAGGAGAAACGAACGAAAACAGAAGAAGAGAATGAAAGACTGAGGCAACAGCTGATTGAAGTGGAGGTGACCAAACAGGCTTTACAAAATGAGCTGGAAAAGACCAAAGAG CTCTCTCTGAAACGAAGAGGAAAAGATGTACAGAAATCAGAGAAGAGGACTCCACAAACCCTAACAGTG GAGGAAAATGAAGATCTGAAATGCCAGTTGGCCTTCATCAAAGAGGAGGCTATCTTAATGCGAAAGAAGATGGCTAAGATAGACAAAGAGAAGGACCGTTTAGAGCAGGAGCTGCAGAAGTACCGCTCCTTTTACGGTGATGTAGACAGTCCTCTCCCTAAAGGTGAGGCTGGAGGTCCTCCAACCACCAGAGAGTCCGAGCTGAAGCTGCGTCTGCGGCTGGTGGAAGAAGAAGCCAATATATTAGGCCGCAAAATCGTGGAGCTAGAAGTGGAAAACCGCGGGCTGAAGGCAGAGCTGGATGACATGCGCGGGGATGAGCTGTCTGGAGGGACAATGGACCCCTCATCCAGAGAGCAGAGCGAGGCACTGTCCGAACTCCGGCAGCAGCTGCAGTTAGTGGAGGACGAGGCTGAGCTTCTGCGCCGCAATTTGTCTGATGTGGAAGAGCAGAATAAGAAGATGACCAACGAGCTCAACAAGCTCAAATACAAGGCCGGGTCACACGAGGGATCGCGCTTTAGCAGCGGAGCGGTCGATGGAGCGAAAGTTGAAGCTCTGCAGGAAGAGCTGAAAGCCGCTAGGCTGCAGATCAACGAACTGAGCGGGAAAGTGATGCAGCTGCAGTATGAAAACCGTGTGCTGCTGTCCAACATGCAGCGCTACGATCTGGCCTCTCATCTCGGCATCCGCAGCAGCCCGAGAGACAGCGACGCAGAGAGCGACTGCAGCCGCAGGGAAGGCGACGACGACTGCTCTCGGCTTACGCCGCATCGCAAACGTGAAGGTCCCGTCGGCGGAGAAAGCGACTCCGATGAAGTCCGCAACATCCGGTGCCTGACTCCCACTCGCTCTCTTTACACCCCAGAGGGACGGTTTTTATCCAGAGGTTTCAAAGACCGCCAGCAGATGATCGATATCCGCATGGAGGCAGAGAGATTGAGCAGGACCATCGACAGACTCATCGCTGATACCAGCACCATCATCGCAGAGGCTCGTGTCTACGCCACCAACGGAGAGCTGTTCGGAAGAATGGATGACGATGACGAGGGCGGTCGGATACGAGAGCACGAGCTGCTTTACCGCATCAATGCTCAGATGAAAGCCTTCAGGAAGGAGCTGCAGAACTTCATCGACCGCCTGGAAGTCCCGAAACCAGAAGACCGAGAAACTGAAGAGCCTCTGTCA ATGTTTCAACCGATTATTTTGCTTATTCTCATCCTTGTCTTATTTTCATCTTTATCGTACGCCACTATTTTCAAGCTAGTCTTTCTTTTCACTCTTTTCTTTGTTCTGtaa